One segment of Oscillospiraceae bacterium MB08-C2-2 DNA contains the following:
- a CDS encoding D-alanyl-D-alanine carboxypeptidase family protein has translation MKKFAFLLAVLLTAFYITALPASADEKLSIVSEAAVLMDASTGQVLYQKNMDRKMYPASTTKIMTGILASQYSDMNGMVTVSEDAVKLPWDSSHIALSPGETLPLSELMYATMLASANDAANVVAEHVAGSESDFAVLMNQKAQEIGARNTHFVNPSGLHDSNHYTTAYDLALITRYGIQNPIFMSYFGTSHHTVPSTNLQPEERPLTNYQYMLLPESANYYADVIGGKVGYTREAQHTMSTVAVRDGRTLICVVLKSSNRNTKFSDTRQLLNYGFEQFSPVAIPKEQVGEQSAALYSGGERVGAVTFTAPQAYTVLLPSYLNKSDIQYKVDLPRAFDVQDMVASQVEYFAVDSQTGQRLELGNQPLQADFIYSADYCPVPSVIKVRSFGTFWPAVGKCALFVVLIPLGLGLLILFFMILKLFLLEFRFRRRLNSRRFVKAHGKNRHRTSRKYSSAGQQRYV, from the coding sequence GTGAAAAAATTTGCGTTTTTGTTGGCTGTGTTGCTTACGGCCTTTTATATAACTGCTTTGCCCGCCAGTGCCGATGAGAAACTGAGTATTGTTTCTGAGGCGGCGGTTCTGATGGATGCCTCAACCGGACAGGTTTTGTATCAGAAGAATATGGATCGTAAAATGTATCCGGCCAGTACCACAAAGATTATGACAGGAATATTGGCCTCTCAATACAGTGATATGAACGGTATGGTCACGGTCAGTGAAGATGCTGTCAAGCTTCCGTGGGATAGCTCTCATATTGCCCTCAGCCCGGGAGAAACCCTGCCTCTTTCTGAACTGATGTATGCTACTATGCTGGCTTCGGCCAATGACGCGGCCAATGTGGTTGCGGAGCATGTTGCCGGCTCTGAATCGGATTTTGCCGTGCTTATGAATCAAAAGGCCCAGGAGATTGGTGCCCGGAATACGCATTTTGTTAACCCTTCCGGCCTGCATGACTCCAATCATTATACCACTGCCTATGATTTGGCTCTCATTACCCGATATGGAATCCAAAACCCGATTTTTATGTCCTATTTTGGCACTTCCCATCATACTGTGCCTTCCACCAACCTTCAGCCGGAGGAACGGCCGCTGACGAACTATCAATATATGCTGCTGCCGGAATCCGCCAACTATTACGCCGATGTTATTGGGGGAAAGGTGGGTTATACCCGTGAAGCGCAGCATACCATGTCCACTGTTGCCGTGCGTGACGGGCGTACCTTAATTTGCGTGGTTTTAAAATCTTCCAATCGAAACACCAAGTTTTCGGATACCAGACAGCTTTTAAATTATGGTTTTGAGCAGTTCAGCCCGGTGGCGATTCCCAAGGAGCAGGTGGGGGAGCAATCGGCGGCGCTTTATTCCGGTGGGGAACGGGTGGGCGCTGTAACCTTTACAGCACCCCAGGCATACACCGTTCTGCTGCCCTCTTATTTAAATAAGTCTGATATTCAGTATAAAGTTGATCTTCCCCGGGCTTTTGATGTTCAGGATATGGTGGCTTCGCAGGTGGAGTACTTTGCTGTAGATTCTCAGACAGGGCAGAGGCTGGAATTAGGCAATCAGCCCTTACAAGCAGATTTTATTTACAGCGCGGACTATTGCCCGGTGCCCTCTGTGATTAAAGTGCGCAGCTTTGGCACCTTTTGGCCAGCTGTGGGTAAATGTGCATTGTTTGTTGTTCTTATCCCTCTTGGATTGGGTCTCTTGATATTGTTCTTTATGATATTGAAGCTTTTTCTACTGGAATTTCGGTTCCGCAGGCGCCTCAATTCCCGACGCTTTGTAAAAGCGCATGGCAAGAACCGCCATCGTACTTCCAGAAAGTATTCATCTGCCGGGCAACAGCGGTATGTCTGA